In Mytilus edulis chromosome 13, xbMytEdul2.2, whole genome shotgun sequence, a single window of DNA contains:
- the LOC139500304 gene encoding uncharacterized protein has protein sequence MLEASLMKFSAFIREISKTKNDPGFIFGSKVTPNTKGAAPRSTSYPKTKVGAHKTAVEQQSGDSSKQGLCILHSTKHSLNECRAFRAKSIEERKGLLKENNVCYKCCDSTTHRSRECNARISCKECGSKQHTTALHITRPQQPASSQSSPPKQAYGGEPIESAETKATSVNSTCTEICKDTYSGKSCAKILPVNVYHKDNQDKVIRMYAIIDDQSNRSLASPEFFNLFNVKDKPENYTLSTCSGKVVTSGKRGRGFVMESINGYDKFDLPVLIECDHIPNNRDEIPTPEVTMYHPHLKELRGSIPPIEENCQILLLIGRDLLEAHHVLDQRIGPSRTPYAQQLNLGWVVIGETCINKQHVPLELNVKITNILPTGQPSTFQPCTSKFDIRENYTDPVTKDLQSPLFEKTRDDDKPGESYEDKMFIKQMDNEFVRDSEGSWVAPLPFRVPRQPLPSNRQQALHRANMLDTSLNRNPVKREHFLTFMSKILDNNHAELAPPLHEHEECWYLPLFDVYHPKKPDQIRGVFDSSAKCNGVSLNSVLLTGPDLTNDLLGVLLRFRKEMVAVTADVQHMFHCFVVRKDHRNYLRFLWHKDNDLQENLVEYRMRVHVFGNSPSPAVATLGLRKAAQASELEFGSHVTSFVTRDFYVDDGLTSCPTKEEAVKLMKDTQQALAKYGNLRLHKFASNCAEVMSAFHASDLASNLKDLDLECDSKPLQRSLGLSWDVNTDNFLFQLSSENKPITRRGILSTINSLYDPLGFLAPVIIQGKLLLRKIVSETVDWDQPLTDETADEWKSLRDTLIASETLRIPRTYVPYLSKTTTKELHVFSDASEKAIAAVAYLRTTDSSGEPNIGFILGTAKVAPTSGHTIPRLELSAAVLAVEITQTIMDNLDLHIDTVKFYTDRKVVLGYIKQKNYEDIYQLIDPEEDGEIRATVNVAKTFATLEHKGIGTDRFNRFSNWTSLMRAIAFLERFSRLHGSKQTAPVTSLEGFSNAENFILISAQYEVYGDEIDALNVRNKFISGVL, from the exons atgttggaagcctctcTCATGA AATTCTCTGCCTTCATCAGGGAAATAAGCAAAACAAAGAACGATCCTGGGTTCATCTTTGGGTCAAAAGTCACACCAAATACAAAAGGTGCTGCGCCAAGGTCTACGTCTTACCCTAAGACTAAAGTTGGTGCTCATAAAACAGCAGTTGAGCAGCAATCTGGAGATTCCAGCAAACAAGGTCTTTGTATTCTGCACAGTACAAAGCATTCCTTAAATGAATGTCGAGCGTTCCGAGCCAAGTCAATAGAGGAGCGCAAAggtcttttaaaagaaaacaatgtatgtTACAAGTGTTGTGATTCTACCACACACAGGAGCCGGGAATGCAATGCACGCATAAGTTGTAAAGAATGTGGAAGTAAACAACACACTACCGCActtcacatcactagaccacaGCAACCTGCAAGTTCTCAATCTAGCCCGCCTAAGcaagcctacggcggggagcCTATAGAATCGGCTGAAACTAAGGCAACCTCAGTTAACTCTACCTGTACTGAGATCTGCAAAGATACATATAGCGGGAAATCTTGTGCTAAAATACTGCCTGTAAATGTTTATCACAAAGATAACCAGGACAAAGTTATTCGCATGTACGCCATCATTGATGACCAAAGCAACCGGTCACTAGCATCACCCGAATTCTTTAATCTTTTCAACGTCAAAGATAAACCGGAGAACTATACTTTATCAACATGCTCCGGCAAAGTAGTCACTTCCGGGAAAAGAGGAAGAGGTTTTGTCATGGAATCAATCAATGGTTATGACAAGTTTGACCTTCCTGTACTGATTGAATGTGATCATATTCCAAATAATAGGGACGAAATACCTACTCCTGAAGTAACAATGTATCACCCTCATTTAAAAGAACTTAGGGGTAGCATTCCACCCATAGAAGAAAATTGTCAAATTCTTCTATTAATTGGCAGAGACCTTTTAGAGGCACACCATGTCCTCGACCAGCGCATAGGACCATCCAGAACTCCATACGCACAACAATTGAACCTGGGTTGGGTAGTGATAGGAGAAACCTGCATTAACAAGCAGCATGTACCTCTTgagttaaatgtcaaaataaccaaCATTTTACCTACAGGACAACCTTCAACCTTTCAACCATGCACAAGCAAGTTTGACATCCGGGAAAACTACACAGACCCTGTAACGAAAGATTTACAATCGCCACTCTTTGAAAAAACAAGGGACGATGATAAGCCTGGAGAGTCATATGAGGACAAAATGTTCATAAAGCAGATGGACAACGAATTTGTGAGAGACTCGGAAGGAAGTTGGGTAGCACCGTTGCCGTTCCGAGTGCCAAGACAGCCATTGCCAAGCAACAGACAACAAGCTCTTCATCGCGCTAATATGTTAGACAccagtctgaatagaaacccagTTAAGCGGGAACACTTTCTTACATTTATGAGTAAGATCCTAGACAATAATCATGCAGAGCTCGCTCCACCATTGCATGAACATGAGGAGTGCTGGTATTTGCCATTGTTTGATGTTTATCATCCGAAGAAACCCGATCAGATAAGAGGTGTGTTTGATTCTTCCGCCAAATGTAACGGAGTTTCACTTAACAGCGTCCTGCTTACAGGTCCAGACTTGACCAATGATCTCTTGGGAGTACTGCTGCGTTTCAGGAAAGAAATGGTCGCAGTAACTGCAGACGTTCAACATATGTTTCACTGCTTTGTTGTCAGAAAAGACCACCGAAATTACCTGAGATTTTTATGGCATAAAGACAATGACCTACAGGAGAACCTTGTCGAATACCGCATGAGAGTTCATGTTTTCGGAAATAGTCCGTCACCTGCCGTTGCTACGCTTGGACTCCGAAAAGCAGCTCAAGCATCAGAACTAGAGTTTGGCAGTCACGTGACTAGCTTTGTTACAAGAGACTTCTATGTCGACGACGGTCTAACATCATGTCCTACTAAAGAGGAAGCTGTTAAGCTCATGAAGGACACACAGCAAGCATTAGCAAAATATGGAAACTTACGACTTCACAAGTTTGCGTCTAATTGTGCGGAAGTTATGTCTGCATTTCATGCCAGTGATTTGGCTTCAAATCTTAAAGATCTAGACTTAGAATGCGACAGTAAACCCCTACAACGTAGTCTTGGTCTCAGCTGGGACGTAAACACTGATAACTTCTTATTTCAATTATCATCAGAAAACAAACCGATCACTCGGAGAGGAATTTTATCGACGATAAACAGTCTCTACGATCCTCTGGGATTTTTGGCTCCGGTGATTATACAAGGAAAACTCCTATTAAGGAAAATAGTATCAGAAACCGTCGACTGGGACCAACCTCTCACTGATGAGACAGCAGATGAGTGGAAATCTTTGAGAGATACTCTAATTGCTAGTGAAACATTGCGCATTCCACGTACCTACGTGCCGTATCTCAGCAAAACCACCACAAAGGAGTTACATGTCTTCTCTGATGCATCAGAAAAAGCCATAGCAGCTGTTGCATATCTACGCACGACCGACAGTAGTGGTGAACCAAACATAGGTTTCATTCTTGGGACAGCTAAAGTTGCACCAACAAGTGGTCATACTATTCCACGTCTTGAACTATCTGCTGCAGTATTAGCAGTCGAGATAACACAGACCATCATGGATAATTTAGATTTACATATAGACACCGTAAAATTCTACACAGACAGGAAAGTAGTCCTAGGCTACATCA AACAAAAGAATTATGAGGACATATATCAGCTAATAGACCCAGAGGAAGATGGAGAAATACGTGCAACTGTTAATGTTGCAAAAACATTTGCCACACTTGAGCATAAAGGTATCGGAACTGATAGATTCAACAGATTCTCCAACTGGACATCACTTATGCGAGCGATAGCCTTTTTGGAACGTTTCTCCCGTTTACACGGGTCAAAACAGACAGCACCAGTGACTTCTCTGGAAGGCTTTTCGAATGCCGAAAATTTCATCTTAATATCTGCTCAATATGAAGTTTACGGAGATGAAATAGATGCATTAAACGTCAGGAACAAATTCATAAGCGGAGTCCTATAG